Proteins from a single region of Hordeum vulgare subsp. vulgare chromosome 6H, MorexV3_pseudomolecules_assembly, whole genome shotgun sequence:
- the LOC123403642 gene encoding protein ALTERED PHOSPHATE STARVATION RESPONSE 1-like codes for MGCKGSKLDEQEAVALCRGRADLLAVAVRHRDALGAAHAALAGSLLSVSSSLHILLVSASARPRTGLTLPAAVKTVDPPAPPQPSSPPHSSSHIDFAPSSGSDSGSVASSPPRRVDDARHDQLHHPHALHFPHYGYGYGYGYEHEPPFGYPPGSLQLYYARSRPPPASVAVEQRAPASERVYFGSSDPAGGHARYHSYGGEAAAAGRTAAPPPSPPRASSWDFFNVFDDYQVHDNYCYDAAGAGTTATTPYTPSRCSRDVREEEGIPELEEDDAVVKEVSSEHYMGGSGGARSRRSSVGGMSSSEEENCVVDKGVLAGGGVSRQQAPAQPNVAASVPTHRKSYGSADIAGEIKAQFVRAADAVWAVAPILEVERRSYQYHPRSSVYHVSSRMVSTAAMPNSGHRGEELDVGGWKKVAEGGKSLSVTLQKLYIWEKKLYNEVKSEEKMRLLLAKNSKRLKFLDQKGSEAQKIDATQNLVRKLSAKIRMAVRVIAKVSKKIDRVRDEELWPQIMALIQGFVIMWKEKLECYQIQCEAISGAKNLDSAISGWISRDLAMELEVDLVKWIVNFCSWVNAQRSFVKALNGWLALCLNYQQEETPDGAAPYSPGRVGAPLVFVIGNTWSQAMDRISEKEVVAAMKALVTSVRNQCEHRAAAEQSELIFVTREREKWNRILERKSVEINREADTLNRKLALVPGRQSLLPTAQTYQAHFLEADSLQVSLSRVLQALESFASSSLQAFRETLRHAEEEMLSRETAKVS; via the exons ATGGGCTGCAAGGGGTCCAAGCTGGACGAGCAGGAGGCGGTGGCGCTGTGCCGCGGCCGCGCCGACctgctcgccgtcgccgtccgccACCGCGACGCGCTCGGGGCCGCGCACGCCGCGCTCGCCGGCTCGCTCCTCTCCGTCTCCTCCTCGCTCCACATCCTCCTCGTCTCCGCCTCCGCGCGCCCGCGCACGGGGCTCACGCTCCCCGCCGCGGTCAAGACCGTCGACCCTCCGGCGCCGCCGCAGCCCTCCTCTCCCCCGCACTCCTCCTCGCACATCGACTTCGCGCCGTCCTCCGGGTCCGACTCCGgctccgtcgcctcctcgcctccCCGCCGCGTCGACGATGCCCGCCACGACCAACTCCACCACCCGCACGCGCTTCACTTCCCGCATTACGGCTACGGCTACGGCTACGGCTACGAGCACGAGCCTCCGTTTGGGTACCCGCCGGGATCGCTGCAGCTCTACTACGCGCGGAGCCGCCCGCCTCCGGCCTCGGTCGCCGTCGAGCAGCGCGCGCCCGCGTCGGAGCGCGTCTACTTCGGCTCCTCCGACCCGGCGGGTGGGCACGCGCGGTACCATTCCTACGGAGGGGAGGCCGCGGCGGCAGGTAGGACGGCTGCacccccgccgtcgccgccgaggGCGAGCTCGTGGGACTTCTTCAATGTGTTCGACGACTACCAAGTGCACGACAACTACTGTTACGATGCTGCCGGCGCTGGGACCACGGCGACGACACCGTACACGCCGAGCCGGTGCTCGCGAGACGTTCGGGAGGAGGAGGGCATCCCGGAGCTCGAGGAGGACGACGCGGTCGTCAAGGAGGTGTCCAGCGAGCACTATATGGGGGGGAGTGGCGGCGCACGTAGCCGGCGCAGCTCGGTCGGCGGCATGAGCAGCAGCGAAGAGGAGAATTGCGTGGTCGATAAGGGAGTGCTCGCCGGGGGTGGCGTGTCGCGGCAACAGGCGCCAGCGCAGCCTAATGTCGCAGCCTCCGTGCCAACGCACCGCAAGTCATACGGGAGTGCAGACATCGCCGGGGAGATCAAGGCGCAGTTTGTTCGGGCGGCGGATGCAGTCTGGGCGGTCGCACCGATCCTGGAGGTGGAGAGGCGGAGTTACCAATACCACCCCCGGAGCTCAGTGTACCATG TTTCGTCTCGGATGGTGTCAACGGCTGCAATGCCAAATTCAGGGCACCGAGGTGAAGAGTTGGATGTTGGAGGTTGGAAGAAGGTGGCTGAAGGGGGGAAGAGCTTATCGGTCACCCTGCAGAAGCTCTATATCTGGGAGAAGAAATTGTATAATGAGGTTAAG TCTGAAGAAAAAATGCGCCTCCTGCTAGCAAAGAACTCCAAGCGGCTGAAGTTCTTGGACCAAAAGGGTTCTGAAGCTCAGAAGATCGATGCGACTCAAAATTTGGTCAGAAAGCTGTCGGCAAAAATAAGAATGGCTGTGCGAGTTATTGCTAAGGTTTCAAAAAAGATAGACAGAGTAAGGGATGAGGAATTGTGGCCACAAATTATGGCCTTAATCCAAGG GTTTGTGATCATGTGGAAAGAAAAGCTGGAGTGCTACCAGATTCAGTGTGAAGCAATATCGGGGGCGAAAAACCTGGATTCCGCTATCTCCGGCTGGATCAGTCGAGATCTAGCAATGGAGCTTGAAGTGGACTTGGTTAAATGGATTGTAAATTTCTGCTCCTGGGTGAATGCGCAAAGGAGCTTCGTGAAGGCACTGAATGGATGGCTGGCACTGTGCCTCAACTATCAGCAGGAGGAGACGCCTGACGGAGCTGCTCCCTATTCTCCTGGAAGGGTGGGTGCGCCTCTCGTGTTCGTCATCGGCAACACCTGGTCTCAAGCCATGGATCGGATTTCCGAGAAGGAAGTGGTTGCCGCCATGAAGGCCCTCGTGACCAGCGTACGCAACCAGTGCGAGCACAGAGCCGCTGCTGAGCAAAGCGAGCTGATCTTCGTAACCCGGGAAAGAGAAAAGTGGAACAGGATTCTAGAGAGGAAGTCCGTGGAGATCAACAGGGAGGCGGATACACTGAACAGGAAGCTGGCCCTGGTGCCAGGCCGGCAGAGCCTGCTTCCGACGGCGCAAACGTACCAGGCGCATTTTCTTGAAGCAGACAGTCTGCAGGTGAGCTTGAGCCGGGTCCTTCAGGCCTTGGAGAGCTTCGCGTCCAGCTCCCTACAAGCTTTCCGGGAGACTCTGAGACATGCTGAAGAAGAAATGCTGTCCAGAGAGACTGCTAAAGTTTCATAG